The Vigna angularis cultivar LongXiaoDou No.4 chromosome 6, ASM1680809v1, whole genome shotgun sequence genome contains the following window.
GCAATAAATAGgtaaagaaaaagcaaaaagaatGTATCAAGTTAGGCATATGTTCCATATCTAATTGTAATCCAGCATTGGTCCTTTATAACGCACAACTCTGTTTTTTCCCCTTCTATCCCCTTCTCATTACTTAAAGCGCAAAGCCAAAGTCAAGCCAATTCAAACAACAACCAATCCTTTTTTATTATACAAAGTCATGCCAATTCTCAATTGGTCAAAAATCTGAGCATAAACCAATAATCTTATCATATCTACGcaacaaaataacaataataacaatgtCACTATTCATatctataatttaaaacaagGAAAATCAAGTGGAAGTACTTACATTTACTGGCCAAGGAAAGGAAAAATGCTTTGAAAGCTGAAACCTCTCCATATCAAAGTCTCTAACTCCAGAGTCATTGTTTGAAGCCATGAAATGAACAGCTCCGCTGATAGATTAATCAATCGTTAGTAAGAAGCCCTATTTGAGGGCTGTATACAGTTATTACTAACATCGTATTAACAATTTAAGACCCCAAAAATATCAAGAAAGCAGAGAAGAAAGACCTCGGATGATCATAAATCTCCACAGCATTTGTGATTGCATTGTCCTCATATGTAGTTCGAGTACAAAAACTAACTCCAGGCCGGTCTAAGTACTGCAGGACATTGAGATCAAtggaaacaaatttaaaaaaattgaggatGACTTCATATTATTTCCATTTTATCAAGCAGTTTcaattaatcatataaaaaaataaaatcaactcTATCTCCAAAAAATCAAGGTTAACATCTATACTGTATAATAAGTTAGagaattaaaatcaatataCTAATTTGTGCAACAGaagccaaaaaattaaaaaagaaatgttgTGCATTATATTTTCTGGGGCAGCATCACATACAGACATAGAAGAGTGGAAGGTTTAGTGCATCTGATGAataattatttgcattaaaaTACTAATCATCCATAAGTAAAAAAGAAATACCTTGCAAATAAGTTCTCCTTGAAACCCTCCAGCAATCAACAAGTTATTACGCACTGCCAGTGTACTAATTTGTGTCTGAGTAAAACCTTCCAAGAGGCTTCCAGGATGTTTCTATTAGCAAAACACACATTTGAAATCTCAGATGCTTTGTTTCCAAGTGAAGTGTTCAAAAGAATCAAATAACCACGAAAGATGATTACCTCACACGGAGCTACATGCCCTGCTACATTCAAGACTTCAGAACTCTTAGAACTTAATGAAGACCAGTGAACAATTGAGTAATTTGAAACAAGATATACGTCATGTTTTGATGTTGACCAAACCAAATTCCTCAActgcaaatgaaaaaaaatagaggtTTCACATAATAGTATTGCCAACAACTGCTTAACATAAAGTTCCacaagaaaatagaaaaacaaaacatatatcCCATGTAGCAAAACACAGTGTCAGTTATCAcaaaaggtgtatagtgaggtacAAGTCATTCCACAAGAAAAAGATGATAACATAGAGCGCAGACAACACAAATCTCATTAAATCCTCACATGAACGGaagtaaataattacaaaatcaaCATACTTGGAAATGAAGTATTGTTGACTTCACAGATCTAGTGTTTTGCCagaaatcataataatttcCCCCTTTATCTGTTGCTTTGCATTCCTGTAGATGTGGAGAAAAAGGTAGtgtcaaacaatattttaaaatgaaaaataactaCCTAGACAGCTCCAAACTAACATATTTACCTTCTCTGACATTTCCCCAGATTGCGGtatattttcataattcttGTATTGCTCTAGTCTGGTTTGTCTATATTTCTCGCGACTAATGGTCAACCTATCCCAAGGTATACCTTGGATATCCTTCCCCCTCCTAGCTTCTGCAGCAGTGGTATCTGTTATTCGGTCCTCCTGCATCAGGGAACCAAAAAGAGAGACGtgcaagaaaatgaaaatatcatGTCAACGACCACATTGTACTAAGTTGTCCAATAAAACCAAAAGGAAGCAAATACATATGCAATTATACAGAGAAATGTGTGCACAAACATATAACATCGGATAGGGTTTCACAGTTAGAATGAGCAAACAAGGTTTTGTTTATGAAACAAACCAAAGGGTCATATTCGTAGTCGTCATCGTCATCTGAATCTGATTCACCAAATGCTCTGCCGCGAAAAtacatgtcatcttctacctctgCCATTTCATTATCATCTGCCGCATAGTCCATTTCATCACCATGGTATTGAGACATGTTTCCTGATGCAGTTCGGATTTTAACAACCGATATCTAGCATTGAGATAGGGTACTAAGATGAGTTGGAAAACAACAAACTCTACCGCAGATGCTATGcttaaattttataagaatGCAAAATCCAAACATCAAATTATTTGTTATAGTAGGCACTACGATACTATTGGTTCAATTTTACAGAGAAAATAACACCACTTACAGCCATTTAGCAGCAACAAGAACTTTAACCAAACCCTAAAAccaaatactttttttttctaaaaaaatcccATCTTGTCTCATTTAGATTCCAAACCTAAACTGACAAGCTAAGTGAAAGCAGGTAAAGCTTAAGAGCAACATAACATTAATTTGGGCAAATTTCAATTACCCCAAAAGGAAAATAAACACATCTACATacataacatgaaaaaaaaaatatttttttactagaTTCAGAAATTAAAACTATAGTTTCACATGGTCCTAGAAAACAATATTCGAAAaccaaaaacaacaaattaaacGTAGCAAACCGAAGACGAACTGGCAgcaaatatatgaaaaaacaaaaacaaaatttaacagaGAAAAAGGATGattgaattattaaaattaaaagggGTGAAGCAATTGCAATTCATAATAGGATTGACGAAAAGGGGGTTTGAAAGGTTAAAAAAATCGAACCTTTTCAATCTAATTTCCTGGGTTCGTAAATCGAAGGAAAAATCAGGTCCTTGAAGTTGTGAAATTGTTGGATCTTAGTGATAAGGACCCGAACCGGATCTGGGCATAAAAATGGAGCAGGCAGGTTTTGCAAAATATATAGATTATAATAACTGCACCTGTGAGTCTGTGATTGATAAAATCAGATACAGGTTACTCTAtgagattttcttttctttttttcttatatattttatttttaaaataaaataatgctACTGTCTCCCATATCAATATGGACATCACAACCGAGT
Protein-coding sequences here:
- the LOC108343356 gene encoding uncharacterized WD repeat-containing protein C2A9.03; the protein is MSQYHGDEMDYAADDNEMAEVEDDMYFRGRAFGESDSDDDDDYEYDPLEDRITDTTAAEARRGKDIQGIPWDRLTISREKYRQTRLEQYKNYENIPQSGEMSEKECKATDKGGNYYDFWQNTRSVKSTILHFQLRNLVWSTSKHDVYLVSNYSIVHWSSLSSKSSEVLNVAGHVAPCEKHPGSLLEGFTQTQISTLAVRNNLLIAGGFQGELICKYLDRPGVSFCTRTTYEDNAITNAVEIYDHPSGAVHFMASNNDSGVRDFDMERFQLSKHFSFPWPVNHTSLSPDGKLLAIVGDNPEALLVDSQTGKTITPLHGHLDFSFASAWHPNGQIFATGNQDKTCRVWDVRNLSKSVAVLKGNLGAIRSIRFTSDGQFMAMAEPADFVHVYDAKHGFEKEQEIDFFGEISGVSFSPDTESLFIGVWDRTYGSLLQLNRRRNYMYLDCL